A DNA window from Paenibacillus sp. HWE-109 contains the following coding sequences:
- a CDS encoding endonuclease/exonuclease/phosphatase family protein: MGLLRHIRYVSSLILLILWMQIAAISSEQVGLTPKVLPAAVQTTTPAGLTIMTFNIHHGEGLDGTVNMKRIAALIAGGQADIIALQEVDRYRLRSGFVDQAKELSDLLGMQMVFAPSLTYRVGQFGNVILSRFPIKDYSYELLPGKLETRSLLTATIQVGSESVQVAATHLGLSQADRTAQLARISEILAGSKEPLIVAGDFNMELESFLTKMDIMKLTNIPLRPTMKATLADGKSIDDLFTNWPHIGSAWTIPTNYSDHFPVITRIPLGSWVRV, translated from the coding sequence ATGGGACTTTTGCGGCATATTAGATATGTAAGCAGTTTGATTTTGCTTATCCTGTGGATGCAAATAGCAGCTATTTCCTCTGAACAGGTCGGCCTGACTCCAAAAGTACTACCTGCAGCTGTTCAAACAACTACACCAGCAGGCTTGACCATAATGACGTTTAATATTCACCATGGCGAAGGTTTAGATGGTACTGTGAATATGAAGCGAATTGCAGCGCTTATTGCAGGGGGACAGGCAGATATTATCGCCTTGCAGGAAGTTGATCGTTACCGTTTGCGCAGCGGGTTTGTGGATCAGGCTAAGGAGCTCTCTGACCTGCTGGGGATGCAGATGGTTTTTGCACCAAGTCTAACCTATAGGGTAGGGCAATTTGGCAATGTGATTCTTAGTCGTTTTCCGATCAAGGATTACAGCTATGAGCTGCTCCCAGGGAAGCTGGAAACGAGAAGTCTGCTGACAGCTACTATTCAAGTAGGTTCGGAATCCGTGCAGGTAGCCGCTACACACTTAGGCCTCTCGCAAGCGGATCGTACAGCGCAGTTGGCGCGTATCTCAGAGATTTTGGCTGGGAGCAAGGAGCCGTTGATTGTTGCTGGCGATTTTAATATGGAATTAGAGTCATTTTTGACAAAAATGGACATCATGAAACTCACAAACATTCCATTACGTCCAACGATGAAAGCGACATTGGCAGATGGTAAAAGCATCGATGATTTGTTCACGAATTGGCCTCATATCGGTTCAGCATGGACGATTCCTACGAATTATTCGGATCATTTTCCAGTAATCACGCGCATTCCGCTGGGGTCTTGGGTACGAGTATAG
- a CDS encoding IS1182 family transposase, which yields MAKFKAYTTEQGELLPIYLSEWVTDDHEARLVSDIVEQLDLSAITDKYSKRGEEAYHPAMLLKLWFYGYATGVFTSRKLQIATKESIPFRWLCGGYLPDFRTLSDFRKNHLNTLPGLFKQVIQIAMELGYISLGHVSIDGSKIKASASKHKSMSRERMQKRLVQLEDEVRQALEYSATEEMLEEPHPTSPSLSLEERYARIAQIKSALENLEEQRPAEQAESPQSDQFNFTDADSRIMSTRNQGVIQGYNPQIAVDSDHGFIVGLQMSNQTTDQQQFENVLHSMKTMTGDRPQKLSADAGYFSASNIAAALEAEVDAYIAADRENKKKNNAYDKTNFTYVPELDYYLCPAGKELTLKRTVHANDAEKPTTWVYECSACSECPFRNECVKSKTGKRSITRSEHDPLREEMRTKVQSDEGKAIYRMRKAIVEPIWGQLKEVQGFRQFHLRGEDKVSGEFMLLALSHNIRKLHAAKYPKPATLYKRERAARKQRAA from the coding sequence ATGGCTAAATTCAAAGCATATACCACAGAGCAAGGTGAACTTCTACCTATCTATTTAAGTGAGTGGGTAACAGATGACCATGAAGCTAGACTTGTCAGCGATATCGTCGAGCAATTAGACCTATCTGCCATTACCGACAAATATTCCAAGCGAGGAGAAGAAGCTTATCATCCTGCCATGCTGCTCAAACTATGGTTCTATGGATATGCGACAGGCGTCTTCACGTCTAGGAAACTTCAAATAGCTACGAAAGAAAGCATTCCTTTTCGCTGGTTATGTGGCGGATACCTGCCAGACTTTCGTACGCTGAGCGACTTTCGGAAGAACCACCTGAATACCCTTCCAGGTTTATTCAAACAAGTCATACAAATCGCTATGGAACTGGGCTATATCTCGCTCGGGCATGTGAGCATTGACGGTTCTAAAATAAAGGCAAGCGCCTCTAAACATAAATCGATGTCACGTGAGCGTATGCAAAAACGCCTCGTTCAATTGGAAGACGAAGTCAGGCAAGCATTGGAGTATTCTGCTACCGAGGAAATGTTGGAGGAACCCCATCCGACGAGTCCTTCCCTATCGTTGGAGGAACGCTATGCCCGCATCGCGCAAATAAAATCTGCGCTGGAGAATTTGGAAGAACAGCGGCCAGCGGAACAGGCCGAATCTCCTCAGAGCGATCAATTTAATTTTACCGATGCCGACTCTCGCATCATGAGCACACGGAACCAAGGTGTCATTCAAGGCTACAATCCACAAATTGCCGTAGACAGCGATCATGGCTTCATCGTTGGACTTCAAATGAGTAACCAAACAACCGATCAACAGCAGTTTGAAAACGTGCTTCATTCCATGAAAACAATGACAGGAGATAGGCCTCAGAAGCTGAGTGCTGATGCAGGGTATTTTAGTGCGTCCAACATTGCAGCGGCGCTGGAGGCTGAAGTGGATGCCTACATTGCTGCCGATCGCGAAAACAAAAAAAAGAATAATGCCTACGACAAGACCAACTTCACTTATGTACCTGAGCTAGATTATTATCTCTGCCCTGCTGGCAAAGAGCTTACACTAAAACGAACCGTGCATGCAAATGATGCGGAAAAACCAACGACATGGGTCTATGAATGCAGCGCATGTAGCGAATGTCCTTTTCGAAACGAGTGTGTAAAAAGTAAAACAGGGAAGCGTTCCATCACTCGTAGTGAACATGATCCCCTGCGAGAGGAGATGCGAACGAAAGTGCAAAGTGATGAGGGGAAAGCCATTTATCGAATGCGCAAGGCGATCGTTGAACCGATATGGGGACAGTTGAAGGAGGTTCAAGGATTTCGCCAATTCCATTTGCGTGGCGAGGATAAAGTATCTGGGGAGTTCATGCTGCTAGCTCTAAGTCACAACATCCGAAAACTGCATGCTGCGAAATATCCCAAACCAGCTACTTTGTACAAACGGGAGAGAGCTGCCCGTAAACAAAGAGCGGCTTGA
- a CDS encoding ABC transporter ATP-binding protein — protein MLLQVSNISKSYGVRPVLSNITLQIEDRERIGLVGVNGAGKSTLLQVIAGEMSYDSGDLFKAKETKIGYLKQNSGLQTDKSIWNELLSVFSSLLETERELRELEALMSDPELISDEKKYESTMNRYALRSEWFREQGGYEIEAKIRGILHGMGFGQFPPDTRVQTLSGGQKTRLALAKMLLEEPDLLMLDEPTNHLDIPTLTWLEGYLRGYPGAILVVSHDRFFLDALVTSIYEIERNSSKRYTGNYSRFIEIKEANYEIEMKQFEKQQEEISKLEDFVQRNIVRASTTKRAQSRRKQLEKMDRLDKPMGDLKRASFSFEIAQTSGKEVLQVDRIALSYDGRNRLLDGVSFQLRRSETAALIGPNGVGKSTLLKTLIGQHKQDAGTFKWGTGVTIGYYDQEQTGLTPSNSVLEEVWNTYPHLEEARIRTVLGNFLFSGEEVFKKVASLSGGEKARVALAKLMLQKANVLILDEPTNHLDLYSKEVLESALMDYEGTLLFISHDRYFLNKMAESMLDLQKDGLTSYLGNYDDYVEKKAELAEMETKRLAKEAEKKAASGSSAGKAESTSGGGYEADKQAKKEERSRQRKIEQLEQDIARLEDEISALEAELADPEVYNNYVLVQEKTAAVEERKSLLAAIYEEWEGLLA, from the coding sequence ATGTTGTTGCAAGTTTCGAATATTTCCAAAAGTTATGGAGTACGTCCGGTACTCTCCAATATAACGCTTCAAATTGAAGATCGGGAACGGATCGGTTTAGTGGGCGTGAACGGCGCTGGCAAATCGACACTGCTCCAAGTGATTGCCGGGGAAATGTCCTATGATAGCGGTGATTTATTCAAAGCAAAAGAAACGAAGATCGGTTATTTAAAACAAAATAGCGGCCTGCAAACGGACAAATCCATCTGGAATGAACTTCTCAGCGTATTCAGTTCTTTATTGGAGACAGAGCGGGAGCTTCGCGAGTTGGAAGCCTTGATGTCAGATCCTGAGCTTATTTCGGATGAAAAAAAATACGAATCCACGATGAATCGTTACGCCCTGCGTTCCGAGTGGTTTCGCGAGCAAGGCGGCTATGAAATTGAGGCGAAAATCCGCGGCATTTTACACGGCATGGGCTTCGGTCAATTTCCTCCGGATACACGTGTTCAAACCCTCAGCGGCGGTCAAAAAACACGGCTAGCACTGGCCAAAATGCTGTTGGAAGAACCCGACCTGCTCATGCTCGATGAGCCTACCAACCATTTGGACATCCCGACACTTACGTGGTTGGAAGGTTATTTGCGCGGCTACCCAGGCGCGATACTGGTCGTCTCTCATGACCGCTTTTTCCTCGATGCGCTGGTGACTTCGATTTATGAAATTGAGCGAAATTCATCCAAACGATACACAGGCAACTACTCAAGATTCATTGAAATCAAAGAAGCCAATTACGAAATTGAAATGAAACAATTCGAGAAGCAGCAGGAGGAGATTTCGAAGCTGGAGGATTTCGTGCAGCGCAATATCGTGCGCGCTTCTACGACCAAGAGAGCGCAGAGCCGCCGCAAGCAGCTCGAGAAAATGGATCGACTAGATAAGCCGATGGGGGATTTGAAACGGGCTTCCTTTTCGTTCGAAATCGCCCAAACGTCAGGGAAAGAAGTGCTCCAGGTTGATCGCATCGCGCTTTCCTACGATGGCAGAAATCGTTTATTGGACGGTGTCTCTTTCCAACTTCGCCGCTCTGAAACCGCTGCTCTCATCGGACCCAACGGCGTAGGCAAATCAACCCTGCTCAAAACTTTAATCGGACAGCACAAGCAAGACGCAGGTACTTTCAAATGGGGGACAGGCGTCACTATCGGATACTATGATCAAGAGCAAACCGGCCTAACCCCCTCCAACAGTGTACTGGAAGAGGTGTGGAACACGTACCCTCATCTGGAGGAAGCGCGGATTCGCACCGTGCTCGGCAACTTTTTGTTCAGCGGTGAAGAAGTATTCAAGAAAGTCGCCTCCTTGAGCGGCGGCGAGAAAGCGCGTGTGGCTTTGGCGAAATTGATGCTGCAAAAAGCGAATGTTTTGATCCTGGATGAGCCTACCAACCATCTGGACTTATATAGCAAAGAAGTGCTGGAGTCGGCTTTGATGGACTATGAAGGCACCCTGCTGTTCATCTCTCATGACCGCTATTTCCTGAACAAAATGGCAGAGAGCATGCTCGACCTGCAAAAGGATGGACTCACCAGCTATTTGGGCAACTACGACGATTACGTGGAGAAAAAAGCGGAACTGGCCGAAATGGAGACCAAGCGTCTGGCCAAAGAGGCAGAGAAAAAAGCCGCCAGCGGCTCCAGCGCCGGGAAGGCAGAGAGCACAAGCGGCGGCGGATACGAAGCGGACAAACAGGCTAAGAAAGAAGAACGCAGCCGCCAACGCAAAATTGAGCAGCTCGAGCAGGACATCGCCCGTTTGGAAGACGAGATCTCTGCCTTGGAGGCTGAGCTTGCGGATCCCGAGGTTTACAACAACTATGTCCTCGTCCAGGAGAAGACGGCTGCCGTTGAAGAGCGTAAAAGCTTACTCGCGGCGATTTATGAGGAGTGGGAAGGGCTGCTTGCCTGA
- a CDS encoding 5-formyltetrahydrofolate cyclo-ligase, which produces MNIRERKIELRKEMEEKRASIVSGERDEKQQRIHERMTKLCTERLLRPGWRESPVPPTIMTYMPFRSELDVAPLMEWCWQQGIRVLVPKVVAESKTMNLHIINAYTDLESGAWGIREPHNEVQIEHDLSTISMILVPGLAFDMDFGRLGYGGGFYDRFMQLFAARGLKRPFAVAAAFDKQLIPGVPSSWHDFRVDGIVTESKMVLKSESK; this is translated from the coding sequence ATGAACATCCGAGAGCGGAAAATAGAGTTACGCAAAGAAATGGAAGAAAAACGCGCTTCTATCGTTTCAGGTGAGCGAGATGAGAAGCAGCAGCGCATTCACGAGCGAATGACCAAGCTATGTACGGAGCGGCTTCTAAGGCCCGGCTGGCGCGAATCACCGGTTCCGCCGACGATTATGACCTATATGCCATTTCGGTCGGAATTGGACGTAGCTCCACTGATGGAATGGTGCTGGCAGCAGGGAATTCGAGTGCTCGTGCCGAAAGTTGTAGCAGAGTCGAAGACCATGAATTTGCATATCATCAACGCCTACACCGATTTGGAAAGTGGAGCATGGGGAATTAGAGAACCTCATAACGAGGTGCAGATCGAACACGACTTGTCCACGATTTCCATGATCTTGGTGCCAGGCCTTGCATTCGATATGGATTTCGGGAGACTGGGCTATGGCGGTGGCTTTTACGATCGCTTTATGCAATTATTTGCAGCGCGTGGTTTGAAGAGACCTTTTGCGGTTGCGGCCGCTTTTGATAAGCAACTGATTCCCGGGGTTCCTTCCTCCTGGCATGATTTCCGGGTAGACGGCATCGTCACCGAGAGCAAAATGGTACTTAAATCCGAATCCAAATAA